The following coding sequences are from one Parabacteroides pacaensis window:
- a CDS encoding alpha/beta hydrolase, whose amino-acid sequence MKTRCFLLSGLLLFLICISTYAQKVDTVMVHSASMNKDIKNIVITPANYQANGAKEYPVLYLLHGYGGNFKSWIDIKPTLPQLATEKEMIIVCPDGKNSWYWDSPIDPSLRYDTYVSRELVSYIDKQYKTRKAPTGRAITGLSMGGHGAMWLGITHQDIFGACGTVSGGVDIRPFPNNWEMSKSLGEYKENPERWDQYTVITQLPKIKPGALAIIIDCGYDDFFYKVNLDLHEKMLYYNIPHDYLGRPGGHTGEYWNNAIDYQIIFFDKFFKRK is encoded by the coding sequence ATGAAAACACGCTGTTTTTTACTAAGTGGTTTACTATTGTTTCTGATATGTATCAGTACCTATGCTCAAAAGGTTGATACTGTAATGGTTCATAGTGCATCTATGAATAAGGATATAAAAAATATTGTAATAACGCCTGCAAATTATCAGGCAAATGGTGCGAAAGAATATCCGGTGCTTTATTTATTACATGGATATGGGGGCAATTTTAAATCGTGGATAGATATAAAACCTACTTTACCGCAATTGGCTACGGAAAAAGAAATGATTATTGTCTGCCCGGATGGTAAAAATAGTTGGTATTGGGATAGTCCTATCGATCCTTCTTTGAGATACGATACGTATGTAAGCCGGGAACTGGTTTCCTATATAGACAAGCAATATAAGACTAGAAAGGCACCTACAGGCCGTGCTATAACCGGATTAAGCATGGGGGGACATGGTGCTATGTGGTTAGGAATTACTCACCAAGATATTTTTGGAGCTTGCGGGACTGTAAGTGGTGGAGTAGATATTCGTCCTTTCCCTAATAATTGGGAAATGAGCAAGAGTTTGGGTGAGTATAAGGAGAACCCGGAAAGATGGGACCAATATACCGTGATTACTCAACTTCCTAAAATAAAACCGGGAGCATTAGCTATTATTATTGATTGCGGATATGATGATTTTTTCTATAAAGTAAACTTGGATCTGCATGAAAAAATGTTGTATTATAATATTCCCCATGACTATTTGGGACGTCCCGGAGGGCATACCGGTGAATATTGGAATAATGCAATCGATTATCAAATTATCTTTTTTGATAAGTTTTTTAAGCGTAAGTAG
- a CDS encoding glycoside hydrolase family 57 protein, protein MKTICLTFRIHQPYRLKRYRFSEIGNDHYYYDDFFNEDVIRNMAQRCYLPANRLLMEMIRNSGKRFKVAFDISGVILEQFEIYAPEVIDSLKELAATGNVEFLGSTFSHSLSSLFNEEEFAIQVKAHAYKINTLFNVEPRVFCNTGLIYSEEIAPAIANLGFDGVLTEGAASALGWKSPDYLYKSSSTPALKLLFRHAGLSEDIAVRFNNYDWSEYPLTAGKYTSWIARIPEQEQLINLRMNYETIGGIYKEDTGIFDFFRTLPEQAAQRGIGFSTPSEIIKLLKPVDSISVATPISSEGNKDLSSWLNNALQQEAFNKIGELGKKITSPSARRLIQDWFYLQSADHLYYMGDQFIGKYGSYPYETPFAAFGNYMNVLSDFAARINAQFPSDEENEEQNPLLATIRRQEKEIDELEKELKKYQKNK, encoded by the coding sequence ATGAAAACGATCTGCTTAACCTTCCGTATTCATCAGCCGTACCGGTTGAAACGATACCGTTTTTCCGAAATCGGAAATGATCATTATTATTATGACGACTTTTTTAATGAGGATGTAATCCGTAATATGGCGCAACGATGCTACTTACCTGCTAACCGGCTGTTGATGGAAATGATTCGAAATAGTGGGAAACGTTTTAAAGTGGCTTTTGATATATCCGGTGTAATACTGGAACAATTTGAAATTTATGCACCTGAAGTAATCGACAGTTTGAAGGAGCTTGCCGCAACCGGTAACGTTGAATTTTTAGGGAGCACTTTTTCCCATTCGCTTTCATCCTTATTTAATGAAGAAGAGTTTGCTATTCAAGTAAAGGCACATGCCTATAAAATAAATACTCTGTTCAATGTAGAGCCGAGAGTCTTTTGTAATACCGGATTGATTTATTCAGAAGAGATTGCTCCGGCAATTGCGAATTTGGGTTTTGATGGCGTACTTACGGAAGGAGCCGCTTCCGCACTGGGTTGGAAAAGCCCTGATTATCTGTATAAATCGTCTTCTACTCCGGCGTTAAAACTATTGTTTCGTCATGCCGGCTTAAGCGAAGATATTGCCGTGCGTTTCAATAATTACGATTGGAGTGAGTATCCTCTTACTGCCGGGAAATATACTTCTTGGATAGCACGGATCCCCGAACAAGAACAGCTTATTAACTTGCGGATGAATTATGAAACGATAGGAGGAATTTATAAAGAGGACACCGGTATTTTTGATTTCTTCCGTACTTTGCCCGAACAGGCTGCGCAACGTGGAATAGGATTTTCTACTCCTTCCGAAATAATTAAATTATTGAAGCCGGTGGATTCGATATCTGTTGCCACCCCGATTTCTTCCGAAGGAAATAAAGATCTGTCTTCTTGGTTGAACAATGCACTTCAACAAGAAGCATTTAATAAAATAGGCGAATTAGGAAAGAAGATAACTTCTCCTTCCGCCCGCAGGTTAATACAAGATTGGTTTTATTTGCAAAGTGCCGATCATCTGTATTATATGGGGGATCAATTTATAGGTAAGTATGGATCTTATCCTTATGAAACTCCCTTTGCTGCTTTCGGTAATTATATGAATGTGCTGTCTGACTTTGCTGCCCGGATTAATGCGCAATTTCCTTCTGACGAAGAGAACGAAGAGCAAAATCCGCTATTGGCAACGATCCGCCGGCAAGAAAAAGAGATTGACGAATTAGAAAAGGAACTGAAGAAATACCAAAAAAATAAATAA
- the hemG gene encoding protoporphyrinogen oxidase — protein sequence MEKIKKDVVVVGAGLTGLTTAFHLIRKGLKVQVVERNSHVGGQIRTYRENGFIFESGPNTGVISYPEVAELFAALAPDCELEIAKEDAKRRLIWKGDRFHELPSGLISGVKTPLFSLTDKFRILLEPFRPKGTDPDESVASLACRRLGKSFLDYAVDPFLSGVYAGNPHTLITRYALPKLYNLEQNYGSFIKGAIAKSKLPKTERDKLATKQVFSARNGLDNLPKALAKHIGKDNITLEAGGVTIQPGAEGQTWLTSFSNSQKIYCIESNYVVTTAGGYCLPDLLPFIDTSSLNNISSLRYVPVIQASVGIDNTKGREFNAFGGLVPSREKKDILGILFPSACFIERAPVTGALFSFFIGGSRRPDLFDLSDSELEGLINRNLHQMLHLPLSIEPTYMRIFRHKKAIPQYEKSSGLRFETIRNLENKYPGLILAGNIQGGIGMADRIRQGTEVARSITATYR from the coding sequence ATGGAGAAGATTAAGAAAGATGTAGTAGTAGTGGGAGCCGGGTTAACCGGACTTACTACGGCCTTCCATTTGATAAGAAAAGGATTGAAGGTGCAAGTGGTAGAGCGTAACTCGCATGTAGGCGGTCAAATCCGTACCTATCGCGAGAATGGATTTATTTTTGAATCAGGGCCTAATACCGGTGTTATTTCTTATCCGGAAGTAGCCGAACTTTTTGCTGCGCTTGCTCCGGATTGTGAACTGGAAATTGCTAAGGAAGATGCTAAACGACGTCTTATCTGGAAAGGAGATCGATTTCACGAATTACCTTCCGGTCTTATTAGTGGAGTTAAAACCCCTCTTTTTAGTTTGACTGATAAATTTCGCATTTTGTTAGAACCTTTTCGTCCCAAAGGTACTGATCCGGATGAGTCAGTAGCCTCTTTAGCTTGCCGGCGGTTGGGGAAATCGTTTCTTGATTATGCGGTAGATCCCTTTCTTTCCGGTGTATACGCAGGGAATCCTCATACATTGATTACACGTTATGCATTGCCTAAACTTTATAACTTGGAACAAAACTATGGTAGTTTTATTAAAGGAGCGATAGCTAAAAGCAAGTTGCCTAAAACGGAACGCGACAAACTGGCAACGAAACAAGTATTTTCCGCGCGAAACGGGTTAGATAATTTGCCTAAAGCCTTGGCGAAACATATAGGGAAAGATAATATAACATTGGAAGCTGGCGGAGTTACCATACAACCGGGTGCAGAAGGTCAAACTTGGTTGACTTCTTTTAGTAATTCTCAAAAAATATATTGTATAGAGAGTAATTATGTAGTAACCACAGCGGGAGGATATTGCCTACCGGACTTGTTGCCTTTTATAGATACTTCTTCTCTCAATAATATAAGTAGCTTAAGGTATGTTCCTGTTATTCAAGCAAGCGTGGGCATCGACAATACGAAAGGACGAGAGTTTAATGCTTTTGGCGGATTAGTGCCTTCACGAGAAAAAAAAGATATATTGGGTATTCTTTTTCCTTCTGCCTGTTTTATAGAACGTGCACCCGTAACGGGAGCTTTGTTTTCCTTTTTTATAGGGGGGAGCCGACGTCCCGACTTATTTGATTTATCGGATTCCGAACTGGAAGGGCTTATCAACCGGAATTTACATCAAATGCTTCACCTTCCTTTATCGATAGAACCTACTTATATGCGTATCTTCCGACATAAGAAAGCCATTCCTCAATATGAAAAGAGTAGCGGACTTCGTTTTGAAACTATTCGTAACCTGGAAAATAAATATCCCGGCCTGATTTTGGCAGGTAACATACAAGGTGGAATCGGTATGGCAGATCGAATCCGGCAAGGAACGGAAGTAGCCCGGTCGATTACGGCTACGTATCGCTAA
- the hemN gene encoding oxygen-independent coproporphyrinogen III oxidase: MKQEVLEKYNIPVPRYTSYPPANYFQDSFTEENYLQAIDLSNSQQPQHISIYIHIPFCRHLCFYCGCNSYPMMSSGIIESYLKAVQKEIEIVCRRLSPDRKISQIHYGGGSPTAIPVTWLKVFNEQILSYFDCIDNPEIAIECHPGYLDAKAWKELTEAGFTRFSLGVQDFKEDVLKTVNRRASLLPMEEIFAILRNARAGINLDFIYGLPYQTEESFTKTISRAVELNPDRVVTFSYAHVPWVNKRQLKLEEAGLPSQTEKSRMYESAKKLLSSCGYHSIGLDHFVQEEDELKIALQNKMLHRNFQGYCTRRTTGQVYAFGVTAISQLSTAYMQNTKNITTYIEQVDKGILPVAKGYSLSKEEQITREVITSLMCNYSLNWQELAERLKTEVEVIKSATAYNEQILQNFADDHLIEWNREEINMTSEGALFVRNVAASLDKLMLHSNKTFSKPV, translated from the coding sequence ATGAAACAGGAAGTACTCGAAAAATATAATATACCGGTTCCCCGGTATACCAGTTATCCGCCGGCTAATTATTTCCAGGATTCTTTTACCGAGGAAAATTACCTGCAAGCTATAGATTTGTCTAATAGCCAGCAACCGCAACATATTTCTATTTATATCCACATTCCGTTTTGTCGGCATTTATGTTTTTATTGCGGGTGCAATTCTTACCCGATGATGAGCTCTGGAATAATAGAAAGTTACTTAAAAGCTGTACAGAAAGAAATAGAAATAGTATGCCGAAGGCTTTCGCCGGATCGTAAAATATCGCAAATACATTACGGAGGAGGTAGTCCTACGGCTATCCCTGTTACTTGGCTGAAAGTTTTTAACGAACAAATCCTTTCCTACTTCGATTGTATTGATAATCCGGAAATTGCCATTGAATGTCATCCCGGCTACCTGGATGCCAAAGCTTGGAAAGAACTGACCGAAGCCGGATTTACTCGCTTTAGCTTAGGAGTACAAGATTTCAAAGAGGATGTATTGAAAACAGTAAACCGCCGTGCATCTTTACTTCCTATGGAAGAGATTTTTGCCATATTAAGAAATGCTCGTGCCGGTATCAATTTGGATTTTATTTATGGTTTGCCTTACCAAACGGAGGAAAGCTTTACAAAAACAATATCCCGTGCCGTGGAATTAAATCCTGACAGGGTGGTCACTTTCTCGTACGCTCATGTTCCTTGGGTAAACAAAAGACAGTTAAAGTTGGAAGAAGCCGGACTTCCTTCCCAGACGGAAAAAAGCCGAATGTATGAATCTGCTAAAAAATTACTATCCTCTTGCGGATATCATTCTATCGGGTTAGATCATTTTGTACAAGAGGAGGATGAACTAAAGATTGCTTTGCAAAATAAAATGTTGCACAGGAATTTTCAGGGATATTGTACTCGTCGGACTACGGGCCAGGTATATGCATTCGGCGTAACAGCCATTAGCCAGCTTTCGACAGCCTATATGCAGAATACTAAAAACATCACTACTTATATTGAACAGGTAGATAAAGGAATTTTACCGGTAGCCAAAGGATACTCGTTAAGTAAAGAGGAACAGATTACCCGTGAAGTAATTACTTCATTGATGTGTAACTATAGCTTGAATTGGCAAGAATTGGCAGAAAGGCTGAAAACGGAAGTCGAGGTAATAAAATCTGCTACGGCATATAATGAACAAATATTACAAAATTTTGCCGACGATCATCTTATCGAATGGAACCGGGAAGAAATTAATATGACTTCCGAAGGGGCTTTATTTGTACGTAATGTGGCGGCTTCGTTAGATAAACTCATGCTTCATAGCAACAAGACGTTTTCTAAACCTGTATAA
- a CDS encoding MFS transporter encodes MNTRNIQKLFTFFCLYIAQTIPMSFFSTVIPVMMRQDNFSLTSIGLLQLIKLPWVLKFLWSPFIDGSSTTLKDYKRWIFSSELVYAIIIFAVSFLEFKTNFLTILILIIISFVASATQDIATDALAVLSFSRKDKSLANSMQSMGSFGGTLIGSGLLLLLFKHLGWNSLLPYVAVFVIIALIPLYFYKGRSINEKHIRQKARLSDVIYFFTQKRIWRQIVFLIFYYSGLIGTLAMLKPYLVDLGYNMKEIGVMVGILGTFTGFLCSFAGGIIVRKLGRYTSRILFAVCILSSACYFYIISWFTPNIAMLHAGILLLWGSYGMATIVVYTTAMDCVRPGREGTDFTIQTVLTHLSSMLIAISSGKLADHFGYHGLFLFEIILATCSLIYILIAFKRKKDNETGSTRKI; translated from the coding sequence ATGAACACCCGGAATATCCAGAAGTTATTTACATTCTTTTGTCTTTACATTGCTCAGACCATTCCAATGAGCTTTTTTTCCACCGTTATTCCCGTAATGATGCGGCAAGATAATTTCTCGTTAACTTCCATTGGGCTGTTGCAACTTATTAAATTGCCTTGGGTACTTAAATTTCTTTGGTCCCCCTTTATCGATGGGAGCAGTACTACACTGAAAGACTATAAACGTTGGATTTTTTCGTCTGAATTAGTGTATGCAATTATCATTTTTGCCGTTTCATTCTTAGAATTCAAAACTAATTTCCTGACGATTCTTATCTTGATAATTATTTCGTTTGTAGCCTCTGCTACCCAAGATATAGCTACGGATGCATTGGCTGTGCTTTCCTTTAGCAGAAAAGACAAAAGTCTGGCGAACAGCATGCAGTCTATGGGTAGCTTCGGTGGAACCTTAATAGGAAGCGGACTCTTGCTTTTACTGTTTAAGCATTTAGGATGGAATAGTTTATTGCCCTATGTGGCTGTATTTGTAATTATAGCGCTTATTCCGCTTTACTTTTATAAAGGACGAAGTATCAATGAAAAGCATATCCGACAAAAAGCCCGGTTGAGTGATGTGATTTATTTTTTCACACAAAAGAGAATATGGAGACAAATTGTTTTCTTAATTTTCTATTATTCCGGTTTAATAGGGACATTGGCTATGCTAAAACCTTATTTGGTCGACCTGGGATATAATATGAAAGAAATCGGGGTGATGGTAGGCATACTAGGAACTTTTACGGGTTTTTTATGCTCTTTTGCCGGAGGTATTATCGTGCGAAAGCTAGGACGATATACTTCCCGGATTTTATTCGCGGTCTGTATTTTAAGTTCAGCGTGTTACTTTTACATTATTTCCTGGTTCACTCCTAACATAGCTATGCTGCATGCCGGGATTTTATTGTTGTGGGGCAGTTACGGAATGGCTACTATCGTGGTTTATACAACGGCAATGGATTGTGTGCGTCCCGGGCGGGAAGGTACGGATTTTACTATCCAGACCGTTCTTACTCATTTAAGCAGTATGTTGATTGCTATCAGTAGCGGGAAGCTGGCCGATCATTTCGGCTATCACGGATTGTTTCTCTTTGAAATTATACTGGCTACATGTTCATTAATATATATACTTATTGCTTTTAAAAGAAAAAAAGATAATGAAACAGGAAGTACTCGAAAAATATAA